Within Metabacillus sp. KUDC1714, the genomic segment AACTTAAGATTTGAATTGACATACTGTTTCCCATATAGGTAGCCCAAAGTTTCCCCATTTCAAAAGTCGTTAAAGGTTGGGTCTCATCTGATATTTTTGGATTTAATTTTAGTGGTTTCATCACATTCATTGGATTTAATTCTTTATCGGCATATTCCACAAAACAACCTCCTAATTTACTACGTCAAAGAATAATATTCCCTGGAATAGGAAAATGTATGAATGAACAACCTATACAATACGTCAAATGAAAAGGGGTCTTAGCTAATTACTAGCTAAGACCCTTTTTGTTTATCTCCTTCAATTTTCAACATATCTATTTTCACATCACTTCTTACACTAACCTGCGTCGTTAGTGGAAGAAGAAAAAATGCTCTACCCCTTATTGAAGTAAAGCACCCGTTACTTTAAGTACAATAGTTCACATTTTCCCCTTGTAAAACAAAATAAATTACATTGTTATAAATAGTTTTTTATTTATTCCTTACCAGTTAATTGTCTAATTACCCTTCCTATTTTGTCTGAATCCATATGAAGTATTTTATGAATTGCTTCAATATATCTATTAAAGGCGTATATAAGTTCTAACCCTTTAATAATATACATATTCAACCTTTCCTGATTATTAGCAAGCTCTTTTCTTATACTTTCCTCGTCTATTTTCATAAAGTGTTGATAGTATTTTACATCAGGCATTTTATCAAACCCTTTTTTTGTAAACAGCAATCTCTCATAATATTCTAATTCATTAACTGATCTACTGGTTATACTTCTAAATTCTATTAACTCAAATCGATAATTTGCAAACCATAAAGCAAACATCCTATTCTCCGAATTATTCATTACTTTCAGAATTTTAATCAAATCATTTAATGCTGTAATATCACTAAATAAATAATCATCATCATAGTCGCCTATTCCTAAACTTGTAAACAATTTTTGGTATTCTGTAGGAAGTGTGTTAAATTTTTTTAATGTCCAAAACTCATAAATTGAATCATAACAATTCAAAGCATATTCTAAATTCTTTGACCCTTCAATAACGATATCAATAACTGGTTTTTCAAGTTCTCTAAATAATTTAACAACTTCTTCTAATTGCTTTTTATTTGCCTGAGCGATTGCCCTTTTTGTAACACCATAACTACTCACAAAGTACCATAAAAAAATTATTAAAATAAATACAACAAATGCGGATAATTTCGGAAAAACGTTATTCCAAAGTGAAAAAAATAAATTGTACCATTGGTGATTTATTGTTTCTATACCATCAAGTATGTAAGAATAATACAATGTAAAAATTGTCAATGCAACTGCTAATATCGAACCAATAGATTTAAAAAACAAGAAAGGAAAAAGGGAAAAAGATTTTATCCTCTCAGTTAATGTGGGAGCCGTAAGATAGTGAATAAGATTGTAGTCAGCCCTATAATATCTATATCTAGTTCGAAATGTTCCCTTTTCAAGGTAATGATAAATCTTATTAAAACCATAATAAAATCGTATTAACTTTATAAGTATCCTTTTTTTTCTAATAAACCGTACTGTTAACTCTGTATAAATAGTTTTTACAACTTTATTGATGCTTGAGAGTACTAAGCTCCAAAATAGGATAATGATATAAAATTCAATAAGATATATTGCATACAGTCCAACCAACTTCTTTGACCATTGAAGGCTGGAATTAAACCCTTTAATTATAGAAGCAATTTCTATAGGGGAATGAATAACAAACAACCATATCAACACAAATAAGAATAGGCAAATTACAACAAGGTTAAATATTAGCGTATCTTCTATATTCCTCATAAACTTTTTTAGCATCCTCTCATCTTAAAGCCGTTAAATATATATTCTGTATACCTTAGGTAAATCCTTCCAATTTTATACTGCCTCGTTAGTTGAATAAATACCTTCCACTTTGTACTTATCCCCATAAACAATAAACTTTTTAGTGTTATAATAAAAATGGTTGGAGGATTGAAGCCACGGCTTTTCTATTGGTTAAATACCTCTGAAACAAGAGATTGGTTATTTTCATTTTTCATAAGTTTATTAATAGGGCAAAAAAAAGACACAGTCTATTTTATATTAGTTCTGTTGTCTCGATAAAAATTTCTCTTGAAGGTAACCCCTTTTCATCAATAATTATGTGCTTATATAGTTTCCGTACTAAGCTTTTCATTTCCTTAGTAGAATATGTTATTATGACAGCCTGTTCTTCCTGATAATTCCCCTTGATTATTACATTGTACCGCTTTCTTCTTCTCGCCATTTGTAAAAATTCCATTTATTATCACCTTCGCCTTGATGCGAAATTCAATTTTAATTACCCTGTCAGCAAGACTTTTAAACAAAAAAGTATTCGTTAAATATTGACAACAATTTGTGATAAAATTTCATCTCGTTATCTCTATTCTTATTCAACTAATCTGCCCCGTTAGCCATCCATGAAGCGCAAAAATCAGCGCTTCACCACAGAGAATGAAAATGGTCCCTAACCGTCAATACTGATTCTACGGCTGGGAGAGGAAGGTCGCTGAACCTGGTGCGTTAGAGCCCATCCGTTAGTCTGACTCCACCGACCACGGTGCACCACTGACTGTCGCTCCCTTACGGGAAGCACACATGGTAGATTAATCCTATTCTGGTTGTTGCACCAGCCTCTAATTATAGTGATCGCCGTAGAAAGGATGTTTTCAATGGATGTAGTCATTGAAAGAGCATGCGGTATGGATGTCCATAAGGACAATATTACTGCCTGTATTATGACACCTGAAGGAAAGGAGATTCAAACGTTTTCTACTAAAACTGTATTTCTATTACAGTTGGTTGACTGGATTAAACAACATAACTGTACCCATGTCGCCATGGAAAGCACAAGTGTTTATTGGAAACCTATTGTGAATTTACTAGAGGCTGAGGATATTGAGTTTCTAGTGGTGAATGTCCAACATATGAAGGCAGTTCCAGGACGCAAAACAGATGTGAAAGATGCAGAATGGATTGCCAAGCTTCTTCGCCACGGACTACTCAAAGCAAGTTATATTCCAGATCGAAATCAACGTGAACTGCGTGAGCTAGTTCGCTATCGCCGAAGTATTATTGAAGAGCGAGCCAGACAACATAACAGAATCCAGAAGGTGTTAGAAGGTGCAAACATTAAATTGGGATCTGTTGTTTCCGACGTTCTGGGTGTTTCGGCTCGTGATATGCTCGATGCCATAGCTGATGGTGAGGAGGATCCTGAAAAACTAGCAAACTTTGCACGACGCACTATGAAAAAGAAGAAAGAAGAGCTGGAACTCGCCCTAAGAGGCTATATCAATTCACATCAACGTCTCATGTTAAAAACCATTTTAGGTCATATTGATTTTCTGACTGAGCAAATCGAAATGCTTGATAAGGAGGTTGCAGAAAGAGTCAGTTCTAATCATGAAGATGTGGCACGCTTGGATTCTATTCCTGGTATAGCGACCAGAATGGCTGAGCAAATCCTGTCTGAAATTGGGACTGATGTAAAAAAACAATTCCCTACTGCAGCCCATATGTGTTCTTGGGCAGGATTAGTTCCTGGGCAAAACGAAAGTGCCGGAAAAAGAAAATCCGCCAAAACTAAAAAAGGAAATAAGTATTTAAGATCGGCGTTAACCGAAGCAGCTCATTCAGTAAGAGGATCCAAAAACTATCTTGGAGCACTGTATAGGCGTACAGCATCACGAAAAGGCAAGAAACGTGCTGGTATTGTAGTCGCTCACGCAATGTTACGTATCTCTTATTATCTCTTAACCCGAAAAGAAATGTATGTAGACTTAGGAGAAGACTACTTTGATAAGCAGAGACAACAATCAATTGTTAGACATTCGCTGAGACGACTCGAAAGTTTAGGATACACCGTTACGCTCGAAGAACCTAAAGCTTCTTAATCCAGTCCAATTTATTACCATAGATCAATGAAATTGGCGCTCTCCTATTTTTTAAAAAAACGAATGAGCTGCGTCTTCTTCAGTATTGCCTTTTTCACTTTATTACAGAAGTTAATTTTCATGGTAGCTTAATAAAAAAGATTATGATTTCTTGAAAATGCTATCAATATAATCACGCCAATAATCAACCAACCAATTATTATATTTTTGATACAAATGTACCAATTGCTCAACTTCTTTAGAAAGTATTGAACAACCTCTATCATCGTACATATGAAATATTATGTCTTTTTCGGTGCTAATAAAGTAAACAGATTGTCCAATAGAAGGTTCTCTTCCCTACTCATAATTTCCTATTCCTTCAAGTATATCCTTGTAGGTAATAGACTTTAATTGTGAGTATACAACTTTCACTTTGTATTCATTCTTTATTTCTATTGTTTGACCCGTTATATCATCATAATCCTCATCAATATCGAACAAAGTTTCCTCTTCTGTATTTAGGTTACTTAATAAATCATACACGTATCCTGGAGTGGTATTTCCAAACATAATATCCTCTTTTACTTCCCAATCTTTAATATAAACATAAATAAAATCATCAGGCTTGAACACTTCTTCAAATAAAGTGGTAACTCTTGTAACAACTTGATTTATTCTTTCAATAGTTCCGTTTTCATATGGCTCACCTAGTTCAAACCTTAGATGCACTTCACTGGTTAGGTTAGGAAAATTACTGTCTATGTACTTCAATATTTTTTCCTTCATTGGAATTACTCCCTTATATAAATTTTGTATAATCTCCAGTCCGCTTGTAAATTCGATACCTTTATATAAGTTTCCTTCTTCCACTAAACTGCCAGTTAGTCGAATAAGAAAAAGGCTGCCGCAGCAACCCTACAATTCAACTTAAGAAACCGTTACTTTAAGAAGAAAATCTTCTCCGTGATGCCCATTTTTTCGCTTTATCTGCTATTTCATTTACTAACTGCTGCTTTCCATCTTGATAATTATGATGCTCGTTAGGAAACTGTTTTGCTAAGTTGATTTTCAATTCTCCATACTTTTTAGCTTCCACAGGGTTCTTTAGCAAGTATTCTTTAAAATCTATATGGGTTTTTATGTGTTCACTTCCGACTTGAAAGATATGTAGATGATGTGTTCTATTATCTTTTCCTTTTGGAAAATATCTTCTTCCAACAATTCCATTCTCACCTTTCGGTTCATATCCCAATTCCAGCATTTCATTGTTGTATAAATCAACGTTTTCAATATCCTTTACAACAATTAAAATATCTATTATCGGCTTCGCGTAACCTATTGTTGGTATAGAGGTACTTCCAATATGAAAAATATCAACTATTTCATCTATAAATACTTCTTTCAATATTTTCTCTTCTTGACTGTATGATTTTCCCCAGTCTTCAGTCCAAGCAAGTATTTTGGTTTTTCTCAATAGAATCCCCCGTTTTTTACATTGTTCATCAAACATTACAATTACCTTATTTGATTTTCTTGTTCAACAATCCTGCTATGTAGCTTGATGAATAAAAGCATTCATTATTGAAGTATTGCACCTGTTAGTTGAACAACTCCAGGGCTTATTTAAACTGTTCATAATTTCCTTTGGATTAGAGATACCGTTCTCAATAAAAATAGTTGCCTATCCTTAAACAATTTCATATAAGCTACTTCAATCATATTTGAATTTAGGTGGGCTACTAGGCATACATCCAATCCAATCTTTGACCCTGAACATAAACTTGGATATAAGTCTAATTTCAATAAGGAGTGAACCTCGAATTATGGTATATACACGACAAATGCCATCTGCCCTGAGTCCCTTGGGTCTTCAAAATTGTTTGTATCGTTTTACGTACTTGTGGCTTAGAAACGGAGACAATTTCTGGTTTTATTTGACGACTGTCGGGGAATCAAGAGTTTATGGATATAGGTTTTTCGGCGGAAGATGGAATAATTATTCGGTTGCTTTAAGAGATATTGTTAACTTCCATTGTTCTCCTCCGACTCCAACTCTATATTAAAACACTGTGACTGACCCTGGTAATCGTATCGTTCAGTCTTACTTTAAAAGCGTCTGTGCTTTCGCATAATCAGAGATCGTTTTTTTGAATCGAATACTGTGATCACCAGATCTCCGCCACCTGCATGTTCTCATCCATCATGTATAGAACGTTAATCATTTCGGTTAGCGTTCTTTATACTGAGATTAGACTAAAATCCAAAATGAACATAAGTTTAATCCTGAGGCTGCGTTAAACTGCACTTTAGTGGATAAGAAAAAAACCGCCGCAGTGACAATCATCTTATTCCCAAGCACCCGTTAGACTACATTAAAAATTCAATTTGTTATTTATTCTAGGGTTGGTTAAAGTACTCCTTCTAAAAGTAAACTGCCCGTTCGTATTATAAGGTTAACCAGAATGCTAAATATTTCTGGTTGACCTTATTTATTTTGGTCTTATTATATCAGTAGCCAGGGTAGAACGTAACTGCCCGTGGGGCTTTGACCCCGTCAGCTAAACAGTTCGCCCCCTACTTGTAGAAACATGATTGAGGCTGGTTGGGACTTAGATCTCGTATAACAAGCGAAGCTGTGATACTGCATGGAGGATTAGGGGTTACTGGCAAATTACTAGTTTAGGAGGAGATTTTAGAATGAATCCAGTCATTGGTCTGGATGTTTCAAAAGGGGAAAGTCAAGTTCAGGCATTTTTAGATAAAGGCAAACCATACAGTAAGAATTTTAAAGTTTCTCATACTATAGAAGGTCTTGATTTACTTGTAGAGTTTCTGGAGGTGGTTAAGAGAGAAACTGGTAAGAGACCACCTATTGTTCTAGAAGCGACAGGACATTATCATTCCTCTGTTGTTCAATACTTAGAGGACCGTGGGTATTTAATGATAATCATTAATCCATTGATTTCTTATAAGGCTAAAAGTTCAAGTCTTCGGAAAGTAAAGACAGATGCGATAGATGCTTACCATCTCTGCGAGCTGTTTTATAAGGAGGATTTAGAGCCGTATAAGAAGCGTGGTGTGCAGCTATTAAACCTTCGGAATCTTACAAGACAGCACGAAAATATTACTGGTGTATTGATTCAAACAAAGCTACAATTTCAAGCGATTCTGGACCAGGTCTTCCCTGAGTACAGAGGTGTTTTTGGTGACTTATATTCGGTAGTATCACTATTAACTCTTTCAGAGTTTCCCTCATCTGAAGATATTTTAGAGGCAAGTGAAGAAACAATTGCCGACAAAATCGCTGAGTTATGTAAAAGTCGTTCCCATCGATGGGCTAAAGAAAAAGCTACTCAGCTCAAGGCTGCAGCAAATCGAAATCCGTTTGAAAAGACCGTTTATCAAAGCCATATTTTAAGTCTAGGTATGTATATCAATATCATTCTTCAATACAAAGAGCACCTATCCAAGTTAGAGTCCGAGATAGATGCCCTCGCTAAAGGTGTTGAAGAATATAATATTATCAAATCTATCCCTGGTATAGGAGAAAAGATCGCGGCAACAATCATTTCAGAAATTGGAGAGATAGATCGATTTACTGATCCTAAAAAGCTCGTAGCTTTCGCTGGAGTTGATCCTAGTGTATTCGAATCTGGTAAGTTTACAGCCACCAAAAACCGAATCACCAAAAGAGGTTCCAGTAGGCTTCGTCACGCCTTATATATGGCAGTTCGTTGTGCCATTCGTGACTGTCGTAAAAAGAAAACAACTGATGAAATCATCCCACGAAACAAGAGAATGCGAGAGTTTTACGACAAGAAACGTGATGAAGGAAAGCCTTTTAAAGTAGCCGTAATAGCATGCGTAAATAAGCTTTTACATTGGATATTTGCCCTTTTAAAGAACAAAACTACTTTCCAAGATATAGCTTAGAACTTAAATCTAACTAAATAACACAAAACCTTCCAAAATTAGACTAATGGAGGGTTATTTGGCATGCATATTTTTAGTATAACATGAGATATTTTAAGTTTTTAATGAAAAATATTGACAAACTATTAGCTGGTTTAGCTTAAGTACATTGTTTCACAAAGTCACCTAATAATCATCATATTTATTGCGCAGTATGTGTCCACTACGTAATAAAGAGTTACTATTCAATCAGCCCATTTCATTTGTTTTTTAAATATCAATAGTAAATAATACAAATACGTAAAAATAAAACTCTTTAAGTTAAGTAAGGATCCTTACATAAGTCCACTAGGCACAAAAAATATCTTGTGTAAAATCGGTTCATACATATATGTGCTCTCTACTAATTTCTAAGTAAATACTTGTTTACATTATTGTCATCATTATTACCTTCAAGAGTACAAATCCAGATCCCTGCAAAAAAGAATAAACTTTAAATACCCAATTATTCTACAAATACTTTTAAGAACTTTATAAACTTCCCCCTTATATACAACAATCCCTACCAAAGTTCTAGCTTTTTAATATTTTACTATTTATTTTTACTCAAATATGTTGCAGGAAATCTAAAAGTTCTTGTTACTGAAAACACATACAAATCGTATTCATAATCAATTGCAATTGCAACTTACTACTGTAATAAAAGTATGCCCTCTCCCTTCCATACTTTGTTATAGATAAGGTAGAACAGATGTGTTATAATATATATATAACAGATTGGAGGGTAAAAATTTGTATATTATTATCGAACCCGACTCCGATATTCCAATTTACTTGCAAATTACTAATCAAATTGTGGAAGCCATCGCTAGGGGTTCTCTTCTTCCTGGCGAAGCTCTGCCTTCTGTAAGAGCTTTTGCTGCAGACCTTGGTGTCAATATGCACACAGTGAATAAAAGCTATCACCAACTAGAACAAAAAGGCATGATTAAAATCGCTCCAAAATCCGGAGCTATAATCTCTTCTCCCCTAGATTTTAGTGAAACCACTCTTAAAAATCTAAGAAATATCTTTAAACCACTAATCGCTGAGTCGCTTGTTGTCGGTATGACGGAGGAGCAAATCCAAGACCTTGTCAGTTCAATTATCAAGAGCTTTAAAGAATAGCAAAAAAAGAGGAATCAAGATGACGTTAGCCATTTTTCTTATGATCGCGATTATTTTGGCGGGGATCCAAACTGCAGTACCCTACTTAGTGAAACGAACAGTAATCTTTGGAATCACGGTCCCTGAAATGTATGTAAATAACGAAACGTTAAAATCCTTTAAAAAGAAATATACATTGCTAGTTTCCCTCTTTTCCTTTGTTGCCTTAGCTGGTTATCTTCTTTGGGCATTATTTAATTCCCCTACCGAAGAACAAACTGTGCTTGTTGGTACGCTTATTCAGTTTGGAATCATTCTGTTAAGCCTTTCTCTCTATTTTTACTTTCATGCGAAAACCCTTCAAGTAAAGACGAAAAGTAATTGGGCAGAAAATCTAAAACAAGTTAAAATCACAGATTTATCAGTACGTTCTCAGGATGAAATGCTTCCTTGGTCTATCTATTTATTACCAATCATCATTACGTTTGGGGTGATTGGATATACCGTACTACAATACGACCTTCTACCACAACAAATTCCAACTCACTGGGGTATCGATGGTGAAGCTGATGCTTTTACTGAAAAAACGCCAGTTTCAGCAATTTTAATGCCCTTGACACTTTTAATGATGCAATTGATGTTCTTAGGTATCCATGTTGGGACGAAAAAATCTGGGATTAAATTAAGTGCAACTAGTACAAGTGCCTCTCGTATGAGGCAGTTAACATTACGTAAGTATTCAAGCTGGTTGATGTTATTAGTCAGTTTCTTACTCACCGTAATGTTTAGCTTCTTTCAATTACAAACGATCCACCCTGAATTATTTGCAGGAGCCACGATGTTGGCAACACCGATCATTTTCCTTATTGTGGTCTTAGTCGGTACAATAACTTTTGCCATAAAAGTAGGTCGTTCAGATAAACATAATGTTGTTGACACTGAAGAAAATATTGCTGATTTCGACGATGATTCCGATTGGAAAGGTGGTCTCATTTATTTTAATAGACAAGATCCATCCATCTTTGTTGAAAAACGGTTTGGTGTTGGTTGGTCCCTTAACTTTGGTAATCCTATTGGTTATTTCATTATCTTATTGCCTCTATTAGCGATCTTGGTGTTTTCGTTTATGTAGATTGTGTTACGAAACAATTTGCTTAGGGACTTGATCTTAAATTAATCGATGGGGTTAAGCTGTTTGAGTTATTGCTTGAAGTCTTACAAAAATCTGAGGTTGAAATAATGGATTTATTACCTAGTAAAATATGGGAAATTAAAAGTCAGGTAAAGCACCTGACTTTTTAGTGTCTATTTTACAAATAAATCCAATAATTCTTTGGCACTATGTACTTCTTTATCTGGTTTATAGGTAGCATTGGGTGGTAAATTTTTCTTTCGATGATTCATCCAGACCGCCTGCCAGCCTGCTTGTTTTGCCCCGATAATATCTTTTTCAAAATTGTCCCCAATATAAACCGTTTTGGTTTGGTCAAGATCCATTTTCTCTTCAATAAAATCAAACACTTCTCTTTTCGGTTTTGCATGACCAATCGTTCCAGAAATAAAGGTCCTTTCTACAGGAATCCAGTGAGTAAGGCCGAGCTGCTTTATTTTCATTGCTTGATGTTTTTCCTCACCATTGGTAAGAATCCCAAGCTGTTTTCCTTCTTTGTAAAGTGCATTTAGTAGTTCTTCAACTTCCGGAAACAATCTAATGTTTTTTTGTTCGGCAACATACATTTCATGAAAAATAGCTGCTTTTTCAGTATCCATAGGAATATTAAAGTCCTTACATGCAGCTATAATTCGTCCTGTCTGCCATTCAAATTTTGATAATTCCCCCGCTTCACTTTGA encodes:
- a CDS encoding IS110 family RNA-guided transposase, whose protein sequence is MDVVIERACGMDVHKDNITACIMTPEGKEIQTFSTKTVFLLQLVDWIKQHNCTHVAMESTSVYWKPIVNLLEAEDIEFLVVNVQHMKAVPGRKTDVKDAEWIAKLLRHGLLKASYIPDRNQRELRELVRYRRSIIEERARQHNRIQKVLEGANIKLGSVVSDVLGVSARDMLDAIADGEEDPEKLANFARRTMKKKKEELELALRGYINSHQRLMLKTILGHIDFLTEQIEMLDKEVAERVSSNHEDVARLDSIPGIATRMAEQILSEIGTDVKKQFPTAAHMCSWAGLVPGQNESAGKRKSAKTKKGNKYLRSALTEAAHSVRGSKNYLGALYRRTASRKGKKRAGIVVAHAMLRISYYLLTRKEMYVDLGEDYFDKQRQQSIVRHSLRRLESLGYTVTLEEPKAS
- a CDS encoding GrpB family protein, giving the protein MRKTKILAWTEDWGKSYSQEEKILKEVFIDEIVDIFHIGSTSIPTIGYAKPIIDILIVVKDIENVDLYNNEMLELGYEPKGENGIVGRRYFPKGKDNRTHHLHIFQVGSEHIKTHIDFKEYLLKNPVEAKKYGELKINLAKQFPNEHHNYQDGKQQLVNEIADKAKKWASRRRFSS
- a CDS encoding IS110 family RNA-guided transposase, with amino-acid sequence MNPVIGLDVSKGESQVQAFLDKGKPYSKNFKVSHTIEGLDLLVEFLEVVKRETGKRPPIVLEATGHYHSSVVQYLEDRGYLMIIINPLISYKAKSSSLRKVKTDAIDAYHLCELFYKEDLEPYKKRGVQLLNLRNLTRQHENITGVLIQTKLQFQAILDQVFPEYRGVFGDLYSVVSLLTLSEFPSSEDILEASEETIADKIAELCKSRSHRWAKEKATQLKAAANRNPFEKTVYQSHILSLGMYINIILQYKEHLSKLESEIDALAKGVEEYNIIKSIPGIGEKIAATIISEIGEIDRFTDPKKLVAFAGVDPSVFESGKFTATKNRITKRGSSRLRHALYMAVRCAIRDCRKKKTTDEIIPRNKRMREFYDKKRDEGKPFKVAVIACVNKLLHWIFALLKNKTTFQDIA
- a CDS encoding GntR family transcriptional regulator gives rise to the protein MYIIIEPDSDIPIYLQITNQIVEAIARGSLLPGEALPSVRAFAADLGVNMHTVNKSYHQLEQKGMIKIAPKSGAIISSPLDFSETTLKNLRNIFKPLIAESLVVGMTEEQIQDLVSSIIKSFKE
- a CDS encoding DUF1648 domain-containing protein, encoding MTLAIFLMIAIILAGIQTAVPYLVKRTVIFGITVPEMYVNNETLKSFKKKYTLLVSLFSFVALAGYLLWALFNSPTEEQTVLVGTLIQFGIILLSLSLYFYFHAKTLQVKTKSNWAENLKQVKITDLSVRSQDEMLPWSIYLLPIIITFGVIGYTVLQYDLLPQQIPTHWGIDGEADAFTEKTPVSAILMPLTLLMMQLMFLGIHVGTKKSGIKLSATSTSASRMRQLTLRKYSSWLMLLVSFLLTVMFSFFQLQTIHPELFAGATMLATPIIFLIVVLVGTITFAIKVGRSDKHNVVDTEENIADFDDDSDWKGGLIYFNRQDPSIFVEKRFGVGWSLNFGNPIGYFIILLPLLAILVFSFM
- a CDS encoding HAD family hydrolase, whose translation is MDTIIFDVDDTLYDQAQSFHKTVRKLFQEPFSNEEIDQLYKASRKYSEILFDQSEAGELSKFEWQTGRIIAACKDFNIPMDTEKAAIFHEMYVAEQKNIRLFPEVEELLNALYKEGKQLGILTNGEEKHQAMKIKQLGLTHWIPVERTFISGTIGHAKPKREVFDFIEEKMDLDQTKTVYIGDNFEKDIIGAKQAGWQAVWMNHRKKNLPPNATYKPDKEVHSAKELLDLFVK